The Ignavibacteriales bacterium DNA window GTGCTTTTTTAAAAGGCTGTTTTCAAAATAAAATACAAATGATAACTAAATATTTTTCATCTCAATAAATTTACTGTAAAAAAACATCTATTAAATTTTTATTTTATTTCTGTACTATTTTGATTTTAAAAGAAATTCAACTGCTTCTTTAAGTATTTTATTTGAAACCGGTTTGGTTATGAAATAATCTGAACCGGATTCAGTTGCCATTTGCCTCATCTTAGTTTGTGCATGTGCGGTTAGACAAAGTATGGGAGTGCCGGTAAATTGCGGGGCTGCTTTAATCTCTTTTATTAACTCCAAACCATTCTTAGTTCCTTTTAATGCTACATCCATTATTATTACGTCATAATTTGTCTTCGAGTATTTTTCATAATATTCATCAACTGATTCACAAAAATCAATTTCAAA harbors:
- a CDS encoding response regulator; its protein translation is FEIDFCESVDEYYEKYSKTNYDVIIMDVALKGTKNGLELIKEIKAAPQFTGTPILCLTAHAQTKMRQMATESGSDYFITKPVSNKILKEAVEFLLKSK